The genome window GTAGCGCTCAAAGGCAAAGTAAGAATCATCTCCGACCACGTCCCCGTCAACAAACTTCACGCCTCGCTGCACCAGTTGATCGGCCAACTGCTCGAGCGCGCGTGCCCGGGGCGCGGTCCGCTCCGACCGCGGGTTGTACGCCAGCGCACCTCCGGTCAGGTTCGGGTCGCCACGGCCGACCAGCACGACGTCGCCGCTCAGCCGACCGTACTTGTCCAGCGTGCCCGTGGTCTCGACGGTGGTGCGGTACTTGTAATCCGGACCGATCAGCGCCAGCACCGTTGAGGTGGTGAACAGCTTCGTGTTCGAGGCCGGCGTGAAAAGCTTGTCGGCGTTCAGCGTGTACAAGGTCTCACCGCTGGCGACGTCCACGGCCTCAATGCCCCAAAAAGCGCGAGCCACATCCGGCTGCGAAAGGATCTTATCGATGCGGCTGGCAAGCGTCTTGGATTCGTGGGGAGGCTTCTTCTCTTTCTTGGGAGCGGCAAATGCGGCTTGCACCAGCAGAAACAGAATGCAAAAGCGGGCAACGATGTTGCGGGTACGCACCATGGAAGTAGCAAGTCGAGTGTAGCACTTTTGCGGACCAGCTCAAGATGGAAGAATTTCCGTCTCAGACTTGCGGCGCAAAACCAAAAAACTTGGGAGGTGCGGCAGATCAAGAAAGCAAACCAGTCTTCCCGCAGTGCCGAAAAAGCAATGCCTTGCTGCTGCGCCTTGCGCCTTGCGCCTCAAGCCTGTTTAATCAGCGCGCATGAACCGACCACGCTTTACCTGGGACCTGGGCTCGCGGCAGCTGGCGCTGGGCGGGCGTACGCTGGTCATGGGCGTACTGAATGTCACCCCCGATTCGTTTTCCGACGGCGGGCGTTACTTCGACACATTCGCCGCGGTGGAGCACTCTCTTCGCCTGCTGGAGGAGGGCGCTGACATCCTGGACGTTGGCGGAGAATCGACGCGCCCGAACGCAGCCACGGCGGGCTCCAAGGCCGAGTTTGTTTCCGAAGAGGAAGAGCTGCGCCGGGTGCTGCCGGTGATACGCGAAATAAAGAGACGCAGGGCCGACGCCATCATTTCCATCGATACCTACAAGTCCGGTGTCGCGCGCGCGGCGGTGCAGGCTGGAGCAGAAATCGTCAACGACGTAAGCGGCTTCCATTGGGACGCGGCCATGCCCGCCGCCATCGCCGAACTGCGCTGTGGTGCTGTGCTCATGCACACCCGCGGGCGCCCGGACGAATGGAAGACACTCCCGCCCGTCGAGGACATGGTCGCGATGGTATCCCGCGAACTGGGCGGCAGGGCCAATGCCGCGCTGCGCTCCGGCATCGAGCGTGCCCGGCTCGTGCTCGATCCCGGTTTCGGCTTCGGCAAGCGCTTGGACGAGAACTATCCGCTGCTCGCCCGCTTTGAGGAATTCCACGCGCTCGGGTTCCCGCTGCTGGCCGGACCCTCGCGCAAGTCCTTCGTCGGCCGGGCAACCTCGCGCGGCGGAGGCGCTGCACCCGCTCACGAGCGCATGGCAGGAAGCCTGGCCGCGGCCGTGCTCTGCATTATGAAAGGCGCGCACGTCGTGCGGGTGCACGATGTCAAGGAAACGGTGGATGCGGCGGCAATGGCAGACGCGGTCTTGAATAACGCGACGAAATGAAGTTGGCAGTCCGCCGCCTTGGTCTCAGAAGTTCTTTTTCGAATCCAGCAGAATCGTTACCGGGCCGTCGTTGACCAGTTCGACCTCCATCATCTCCTGGAATTTTCCGGTCTCCACGCGCAGGCCGGCGGCGCGAATGGCGCCCACCAGGTATTCGTAGAGGCGCACCGCCTGCTCCGGGCGCGCGGCAGCATCGAATGACGGGCGTTTCCCGCGGCGCACGTCGCCCAACAAGGTGAACTGCGAAACGGTGAGCACCGCGCCCCCAGCTTCCTCAACTGCGCGGTTCATCTTGCCATCCGCATCCTCAAAAATTCGCAACCCGACGATCTTGTCGGCAAGGTAGTCGGCATCGGTTTCCGTGTCGTCTCGCGCGACGCCCAGCAGCACCAACAAGCCAAGTCCGATCTCGCCGACCGTTTCGCCGGAGACTTTCACGCGCGCGCGCGTCACGCGCTGCACAACCGCTCGCATGCCATCAAGGTACCAAATTGCAGCGCCTCGGCGAGATTCGTCCCTGCGATGTCTTATCGGCAAATTGACGCTGTTCTCGCGCCAGCCTAGAATCGGCGGCTGCTCACATCACACCGGAGTGTGACCATGTCCGACGGCGCGCCGAAAACCTGGATCGTAATCCTGCTCTTCGTTTCCGCAGCGATGGCGCAAGCACCGCCGCCATCCCGCGACCTGGTGATCAGGAATGCCGTGCTGCTGACTGCGACCCACGGCCGCATTCCTAACGGCAGTGTTGTCATCCACGAAGGCAAAATCGCGGCCTTCGGGGCGAGCGTCGCCGTTCCCGCCGGCGC of Terriglobales bacterium contains these proteins:
- the folP gene encoding dihydropteroate synthase, with the translated sequence MNRPRFTWDLGSRQLALGGRTLVMGVLNVTPDSFSDGGRYFDTFAAVEHSLRLLEEGADILDVGGESTRPNAATAGSKAEFVSEEEELRRVLPVIREIKRRRADAIISIDTYKSGVARAAVQAGAEIVNDVSGFHWDAAMPAAIAELRCGAVLMHTRGRPDEWKTLPPVEDMVAMVSRELGGRANAALRSGIERARLVLDPGFGFGKRLDENYPLLARFEEFHALGFPLLAGPSRKSFVGRATSRGGGAAPAHERMAGSLAAAVLCIMKGAHVVRVHDVKETVDAAAMADAVLNNATK
- the dtd gene encoding D-aminoacyl-tRNA deacylase, whose translation is MRAVVQRVTRARVKVSGETVGEIGLGLLVLLGVARDDTETDADYLADKIVGLRIFEDADGKMNRAVEEAGGAVLTVSQFTLLGDVRRGKRPSFDAAARPEQAVRLYEYLVGAIRAAGLRVETGKFQEMMEVELVNDGPVTILLDSKKNF